One window of the Canis lupus familiaris isolate Mischka breed German Shepherd chromosome 29, alternate assembly UU_Cfam_GSD_1.0, whole genome shotgun sequence genome contains the following:
- the CIBAR1 gene encoding protein FAM92A: MLRRGLENRDTQTRQLQDAVTNVEKHFGELCQIFAAYVRKTARLRDKADLLVNEINVYASTETPNLKQGLKNFADEFARLQDYRQAEVERLEAKVVEPLKAYGTIVKMKRDDLKATLTARNREAKQLNQLERTRQRNPSDRHVISQAETELQRATMDATRTTRHLEETIDNFEKQKIKDIKTIFSEFITIEMLFHGKALEVYTAAYQNIQKIDEEEDLEAFRNSLYPPDYSSRLDIVRANSKSPLQRSLSAKCLSGTGQVSTCQLRKDQQAEDDDEEDEDLDVTEEN; this comes from the exons ATGTTGAGGCGCGGCTTGGAAAACCG GGACACTCAAACCAGACAACTGCAAGATGCTGTCACAAATGTGGAGAAGCACTTCGGGGAGCTGTGCCAAATCTTTGCTGCTTATGTGCGGAAAACGGCCAGGCTGCGAGACAAAGCGGACCTCCTGGTGAATGAGATCAACGTGTACGCCTCCACAGAGACCCCAAATTTAAAGCAGGGCCTGAAAAACTTTGCTGATGAGTTTGCCAGACTTCAGGATTACCGACAGGCAGAG gtTGAAAGACTTGAAGCCAAAGTAGTTGAACCTTTGAAAGCTTATGGAACCATTGTAAAAATGAAACGA GATGACCTCAAAGCAACATTAACAGCAAGGAATCGAGAAGCTAAGCAGTTAAATCAGTTAGAACGAACACGTCAGCGAAACCCATCTGATCGACATGTTATT TCACAG GCAGAAACTGAATTGCAGAGAGCTACGATGGATGCTACCCGGACAACTCGTCATCTGGAGGAGACTATTGAcaattttgaaaagcagaaaataaaggatataaaG actatatTTTCAGAATTTATCACTATTGAAATGTTATTTCATGGCAAAGCTTTAGAGGTCTACACTGCTGCCTACCAAAACATACAAAAGATTGACGAAGAAGAAGATTTGGAG GCTTTCCGAAATTCTCTGTATCCACCAGATTATTCATCTCGTCTAGACATTGTAAGAGCAAATTCAAAGTCGCCTCTTCAAAGATCACTGTCAGCTAAGTGTCTATCTGGAACAGGACAG GTATCCACCTGTCAACTAAGAAAGGATCAACAAGCAGAGGATGATGATGAAGAGGATGAAGACTTGGATGttacagaagaaaattaa